The sequence CCTCCTGGACGCGGGAGCCCGCGACCAGGAGGGGCTCCGCAACCGGCTGGTGGTGCGGCTGGCCCGTAGCGCCGCGGCGCTGGGGGAAGAGCAGCCCCAGCGGGCCTTGGAGGACCTGGCCATCGTTGATCGAGACCTGGCGGATCCTGCGGTGCAGGCCACGTTGGGCTGGCGGCGCGCCACCCCCAGGCACGTCATGCGGTCCTATCGCATCATCGCCGCAGGACTGCGCGCCAACGCGGAGACCCGGCTCGGACGCCTGGAGGTTGCCGCCCGCGCGCTTGAACAGCGGCGTGCACTGTTCCTGGACCAGTTCGACGAGCTGGATCGCGATCAGGACGCCAGCGCGGTGACGTTGGCGGAGCTGAGACTGGCCGAGAATGCCGTGGATCGCCGGGACATGGCGCAGGCGGCCCGCTGGTTGGGCGAGGCGATCGCGCATGCCGACACCCTCCTCGAACGCACCCACGCGCCAGCCGATGCCGGCCAGCTGGGGGCGCTCTGGTTCGCGGCGCAGCTGCACGCAGGGGGGAGCACGCAGCTTCCTTTCGACGTGCCCGAGCGCCTGGGCCAGGCGCATCGCGCCCTCCTCGGCCAACGCTCTCCTGCCTGGCGTTCATACCTGGCGTGGTTCGAGATCTATCTGGCCCTCGGTGCGAGCGGAGCGCTCCCCGTGGAGCCCCAGCCGCACTCACCCGAATCTTTTTGAAGGCAACGAGGGCCAAAAAAGCCCAGCACCCCGTTCAGGTTGCTGAGCTTTTGAATGTGGAGGCGGCGGGAATCGAACCCTCCTCAAGGCGGAAGCAAAACCCTAAGCAGGCCGCGCTGTTACCGGCTAACGCATTGCCCTCACACCGTATCGTTCCCCGCTCCGTCCCGTTGCGTCCCGCCTCGTCCCGTTCAACTCCCCGCTGGAGGGTCACACTGGGGGCACATGCGGCCGAACAGGGGCAATTTGCTTGGACGCAAGCGGCCTGAGTTCCCCGGTCTCCCAGGGCTCCCCGTCAGCGTCCCTCACCTCCCGCTCTGCTCCCGCCCGCTACGTCCACCAGGGCTCCTGTCCTTCCTATGCTCGCGGGCCCTGGCCCTATGGATGGGCCAGCCGGAATGCTATCAGGGCGGCATGCACCACCTCCCTGACCGGCACCGTGAATTCCTCACCTCCGCGCTCGACGCCTGGAAGGCGCACCCTGGAATCCTGGGCGTCCTGGCGGGTGGCTCGTACCTGAGCCGGAGCATGGATGCGTTCTCCGACCTGGATCTCGTGCTGGTGGTCTCGGAGGCGCTGCGGGCCACCATCGCCCAGGAGCGCCTCGGGCTCGCGGGCGGCGGGGCCCCTGCTGCAAGGCTTCACAGGGGAGCGGCGAGCCCCGGCTGCTCATCTGCCTCTATGGTCCGCCGCTGCTGCATGTCGACCTGAAGTTCCTCTCCGTCGCCGAGCTTGACGTGCGCATCGAAGATCCGGAGGTGCTCTTCGAGCGGGGTGACACCATCACGGAGCGCCTGCGCTCGACGCGGGCGAGCGCCCTGGAGGCGCCATCGCCACAGTGGGTGGAGGACCGCTTCTGGGTGTGGATCCACTACGGCATCGACAAGGTGCGGCGCGGGGAGCTGTTCGAGTGCATGGACCTGCTGGCGCTCCTCCGGGCCCAGGCCCTGGCGCCGCTGCTCCACCGCCCGCCTGGACGGTGGACTCTGGCGGGGAGTGCGGCGGCTCGAAGCCTCGCGCCAGGCTCCGGCGCTGGCGCGAGTCTGTGCGCGCCATGATGCGCAGGAGTGCCTCCAGGCGCTGGTGGCCGCAGTCGAGGTCTACACCACATTGAGAGGGGAGATGGGTATGCCGGGAGCCCCCCAGCCCTCACCGGCGGAGCCCGTCGTCCGCGCCTCCCTGGCGGAGATCCGCGCAGGGAAGTGAAGACGCCTCAGGCTTGAGGTGCGCGCGCATCCTGGTGGTGCGGGACATAGGATGAATTCACGCTCTTTTCGCCCAGGCCCCGCACCGTTAGGTGTAGGCCATGACAACGAAACAAGCCCCCATTCATTCTGGTTTTGGCGCGCGGACGACAGCGCGTGAGGTCCTTGGCAGCCGCAGGCTCGATGGCCTCATCGCCGTGGTGACCGGCGGGTACGCGGGCGTCGGACTCGAGACCACGCGCGTGCTCTCGGCCGCGGGTGCGACGGTCATCGTTCCGGCCCGGACGCCCGACAAGGCGCGCACGGCGTTGGCGGGGCTGGAGCGCGTAGAGCTCGAGCGTCTCGACTTGTTCGAGCCAGCCTCGATCGATTCCTTCGCCGCGCGATTCCTCGAGTCCGGCCGCCCCATTCACATGCTCTTGAACAATGCGGGCATCATGGCCACTCCGCTCGTGAGGGATGCCCGAGGCTTCGAGTCCCAGCTCGCCACCAACCACCTCGGCCACTTCCAGCTCACGGTCCGCCTCTGGCCCGCGCTGCGAAAGGCGAACGGTGCACGCGTGGTCACCCTGTCGTCGCGAGGCCACCGCCGCGCCGCGATTGACTTCGAGGACCCGCACTTCGAGCGGCGCCTCTACGACAAGTGGGTCGCCTACGGCCAGTCGAAGACAGCGAATGCGCTCTTCGCGCTCGCGCTCGACGTGCGCGGAGAGCCGCATCGCATCCGCGCGTTCTCCGTGCACCCCGGAGCCATCCTGACGGAGCTGGTGCGCTCGCTGTCAGACGAGGAGCTGCGCGCCATCCAGGCTGCGGGCCCAGGCGACTTCTACAAGACCCCGGAACAGGGCGCAGCCACGAGCGTCTGGTGCGCGACGAGCCCCCAGCTCGACGGCCTGGGCGGCGTGTACTGCGAGGACGTGGACCTCGCCGAACCGGTGCCCGCGGATTTCCCGGAGCAACGGGGGGTGAAGCCGTGGGCGAGGGATCTGGAGCTGGCCGAGCGCCTCTGGACGAAGAGCGAGGCGTGGACCGGCGTGAAGCTCACCCCGTGAGCCGGAACAGCTTGCGTGCGCGCGCCGTGCTCTCTCCGGGCTGCGGCGAATAGAGCGAGACGCGGAGCTCCCGGCCATCGGGCTCCGCATGCATGAGCGTGACGTGCTCGAACTCGATCACCCCTACTCCCGGGAAGACGAGCGCCTTGCGTCCCTCGGGAACCTGATCCATCACAGCGTGCTCGCTCCAGAAGCGCGCGAACTCCGGGCTGACGCTCGCCAGCTCCGCCGCGAGCGCATCGAACTCCGCCCTGTCGGCGGCGCGCGCGGCATCAAGGCGAAAGCCCGCAACGGACCTGCGCGCGGCGCCCTCCCAGTCCGGCATGAGCGCGCGCCGCTCGGGCTGCGTGAACATCGACCACAGTCCGTTGCGCCGCCCGGCGGGAAGCTGTCCGTAATCCCCATAGACGATCGCCGCCGCTGCGTTCCATGCGAGCACGTCCCACCGCCTCGTCGAGACCAGCGCCGGATAGGGATGGGCATCGATGACCCGCTGGAGGGTGTCACTGACCGCCTGGGGAGCGCGCGAGGGACGGGACGCGGGACGGCCGTGCGCCAGCTCGAAGAGGTGCGCCCGCTCCGTGGGCGTCAGGCGGAGCGCTCGGGCGAGGCGCTCGAGTAACGGCTCCGACACGTGGATGTCCCGTCCCTGCTCGAGCCACGTGTACCAACTCACGCCAACGTCCGCGAGAACGGCGACCTCTTCGCGGCGCAGGCCCGGCGTGCGCCGTCGGCGGCCGTCCGGCAAGCCCACATCCGCCGGACGAACGCGCGCACGGCGGCTGCGGAGGAACCGCGCGAGCTCGTCGCGCTGCGGAATACGTGGCCTTTCCGTCACGAAGCCACACTTTACGCGAAAGGCGGCACCTGGGGGAGAAGCGCGAAGCTCCCGCGAACCTGGAGCCAGGGGATGCGGAACCCTCCTGTGGAAAGACTTGTGGCTGCGCTCGTAGCCCATGAAGCCACGAGGACGCGGCGCTTGGCACCCGATGTGTCGATCTGGATGTCCGAGATGCGCGAGTTGGCCAGCGCCACACCGAACACCGACACCCCGTAGTGCGCCACGGATCAGCTGGCGCACCACCTGTCCTTCAGGCGTCACCTCCACCAGCCCGCGCGAGAATCGGCTGAGCCAGGGCTGAGCCCGCGCTGTGTAAGCACAAGGTCCAATACCCATGACCTGACACTTTCGGTACAGGTGGCCGCGCTGACATGGCCCAGCACCTCGTCTGGCTTCTGGCCGTCTGGGCCGTTCCCCAGCATGCACTCAGCGCCACATCGCATGAAAAACCTGCCGAGCTCACTTCTTGCCTTCTGCTTGACGCTTGCAGTCACTGGCTGCGACTGCTCTTCATCGTCATCAGACGATTTCTCACTCAGTGTCGTCCTCGCGGAGACCCGCATCTCCGCAGGGATGGAGACCACCGCGAAGGCCCAGCGGGTCTATGACGATGGCCGCGCCGTCGACCTCGACGCCTCCACTCCACGGCAATGGACCTCGTCCGCTCCTCAAGTGGCCTCCGTCGAACCACAACCGGACGGCACCGTCAAAGTGACGGCGCTCAAGCCCGGTAGCACCACCATCACAGTCAACTCGGACGGAGCCTCGGGCGAGGCCACCCTCGAGGTCACCGACGCTCGCCTCCTCTCGCTGCAGGTGTCACCCACCAGCGCCTCCGTGCTTGCAGGCCTCACGCAGCAGTTCACCGCCCAGGGCACCTACGGCGACGGCACCACGCGCGACGTGACGAGCAGCGCGACGTGGACCTCGAGCAACACCGCCATGGCCACCGTCAGCAGCACGGGCCTGAGCACCGGCGTGGCCGCGGGTGGGCCTATCACCCTCACCGCCACCCTGGGTGGCGTGAGCGGCACGGCTCAGTTCACCATCACCCCTCCCCCGCCCGTGCTCATCTCCATCAAGATCACCCCCGCGACGGCTTCGGTGCTCCTGGGCTCGACACAGCAGTTCACCGCTCAAGGCAGCTACAGCGACGGCACCACGAGCGATGTGACGAACAGCGCGACGTGGACCTCGAGCGACGCCGCCATTGCCACCGTGAGCAGCATGGGCCTGGGCACCGGCGTGGCCGGGGGTGGGCCCGTCACACTCACCGCCTCCCTGGGTGGCGTGAGCGGCACGGCTCAACTCAGCGTCAAGGGGTGGACGTCCGCAGGGTCCATGTCCACGAGCCGCTACAACCACACCGCCACGCGGCTGGCCTCGGGCAAGGTGCTCATCGCTGGGGGGCGCAATGGGACGACCCCCCTGAGCAGTGCGGAGTTGTACGATCCAGCTACCAACTCCTGGTCTCCAGCCAAGGCCATGGCCAAGGGCCGCTTCGCTCACGCCGCCCTATTGCTCGACGATGGTTACGTGATCGCCACTGGGGGCGTCGGCGCCCTGACCAGCACGGAGATGTATGATCCGGCGAGCGACTCCTGGTTTGTGGTCAGCCCCATGAGCGGGGGCCGCTCCGGTCACACCATGACGCTGCTTCCCTCGGGCCAGGTGCTCGTCACCGGCGGCACCGATGGCAACAGCGCTCTAGCCACTGCGGAGGTGTTCGAGCCGCTCGCCAACCTTTGGGTTCGGTCCAGCACCATGAGCACCGCCCGCTTCAACCACACGGCCACATTGCTCTCCTCGGGCAAGGTCCTCGTCTCAGGGGGGTCCAATGGCTCCGGGAGCTTGAGCAGCGCCGAGGTGTACGACCCGGCCACCAACTTGTGGACTCCAGTTGCCACCATGGTGACGCGCCATAGCCTTCACGCCGCCACGCTGCTCTCCTCGGGGAAGGTGCTCATCTCAGGAGGGACATCGCTCACCGATCCCTCTTCCTCTGAGCTGTATGATCCAGGCGCCAACGTCTGGTCCACAGCGGGCGCCATGGTCGCAGGCCGCTCCCGCCACACCGCCACGCTGCTCGATTCGGGCCAGGTGCTCGTCGCGGGGGGCGACGGCAGCAGCTATTACAACACTGCGGAGTCGTACAACCCAGCCACCCCTTCCTGGTCCGCAGCCTTCCCCATGGCCGTGCCTCGCAGCCAGCACACCGCGACGCTGCTGACCTCAGGCAGGGTTCTCGTCGTGGGTGGCGAAGATGGCACCCATTCCCTTGCCACGGCGGAGATGTACGCGCCCTAAGCCACAGCGTCTCTACCAGGACTGATGTGCCGTGTACCCGAGCGGATACCGAACGGTGGACAGGACATCATCCTGGACACGAGCTGTTCCCCTTCCACGGCGTCCACGACACATGTCGCCGCGTTGTGCATCCGGGCCCGCTGACGACAGGTGCCGCGCCTCCGCGATGGCCTCGGCGGCGCCGTCGTAGGCATCCTCCGCTGAGCCCGCGCGGCGTAGGTACAAGGTCTAATATCCATGACCTGACACTCTGAATAGGTTCCTCGCTCGCGACAAATGGACCTTCGAGCGATCCACGCTCGAAGAAAAGGAGCCTGTGGCGATGAGCGCTGGTTTGTACGAGACCGCATACGAGATCGGCTGCGAGGGATATACATATCTCTATCCCATCGTGTTGATGGACGTGACGCGCCGGCAGATGACGAACGTCAAGGAGATCGACCTCGCTACCTGGCGAAGCCCGGCCAACGTGTTCATGAATAACCCGCGTTTCCCGGGACCGGAAGACCGCACCGTGGTGCGACCCAACTTCGACACGCTCTATTCGAGTGCGTGGCTCGATCTCGTGCGCGAGCCCATGGTCATCAAGGTCCCTCCGGCCGATGGGCGCTACTACCTCTTGCCCATGCTCGACATGTGGACGGACGTCTTCACCTGCCCCGGCCCCCGAACGACGGGGACCGCGGCCCAGCAGCTCGTCATCGTCGGCCCGGGGTGGAGCGGGACGATCAACCCGGCCCTGAAGCTGCAACGGATCGACGCGTCGACGCCGTATGTCTGGATCATCGGACGAACGCAGTGCGACGGTAGTGAATCGGGCGGTGCATCGAGCTACGCCAGCGTGCACGAGTTCCAGAAGGGCCTCGAGATCATCCCTTACTCCGCCTACGCGGCCGGGCAGCCGGCGCCGCCGCCCGTCGGGTCAGACACCGATGACATCAGCCGCGAAGAGCCGTTGGTGCTCGTAGAAAAGATGACTCCCGAAGAGTTCTTCGCCTATGGCGCAGACCTGCTGCGCCAGAATCCTGCGCACTTCAATGACTACCCCATTCTCGCGCGTCTGGCGCAGGTAGGCTTCGTGGCGGGCCAGCCGTTCGACCTGAACGCAGCCCCGGCGATCGTGCAAAAGGCCTTCAAGAAAGCGGTCCCCGACGCCCTCGCCCGGATGAAGGAAAAGCAGACCTCCCTCACGCCGCTGACGAATGGCTGGACATACGCGAACGATCTGGTGGGGACCTACGGGACGAGCTACCTCCGCCGCGCGATCGTTGCCCTGATCGGACTGGGCGCCAATCTCCCGGAGGACGCAATCTACCCGGTCGCCTACAATGACGTGGACGCGGATTCCAAGCTCACCCCGCTGGACAGCGCCAAGCATTACACGCTGCGCTTCGAGGCCAACAGCCTGCCACCGGTGAACGCCTTCTGGTCCGTGACGCTGTACGACGAGCAGGGATTCCAGGTCCCGAACTCCATCAACCGCTTCTCGCTGGGCACGCGAAACAACCTGGCCCAGGACCCCTCCGATGGCTCCGTGACGGTGTACGTCCAACGATCCATGGACGAGACCGATTCGAGGCGGTCGAACTGGCTGCCGGCACCACAGCAGGGCGCGTTCAACCTCACCATGCGGCTGTACTCGCCGAAGCAGGAGGCGGTCAATGCAGATTGGCACCCGCCTCCGATCATGCGAGCGGAGTGATCCTCGATCGCTCGGTGCGCCGGGCACATCACCAAGGTGGGCAGGCGTGTGTCTGCTGGAGATGAGAGGCTTCTGCGCCGGCTCGGCGTGCGGCGAATGGCCTCCCCGTCAGCGTCCCTCACCTCCCGCTCTGCTCCCGCCCGCTACGCCCACCAGGGCTCCTGTCCTTCCTATGCTCGACGCCCGAACGGATACCGGCTTTCGAGCGATTGCGGACATCCGGGCTAAGGCTTCCTTAGACGACGCCCCGCAGGGGGACATCGTGGTGAAGCGCCAGCCGGGGGGCGGCCTCCGCGGCCGCACGTAGCCTTGCGTGCAGTTCGGACCAGGTCGCTCCCTGCTGTGCAACCGGGGGCGGACCGAGCGGGAACGCGGGCCGGCCCGCAAGCCGCGCGAGCCGGCCCAGCAGGCCATCATCGAGGCCGATGGCGGCCCCCGTCCGGGGGAAGCTGCCCACGCGCTCAAGCAGGGTGACGTCCCACCCGGCGCGCGAGAGGGCCAGCCCCGTCATCAGCCCTGACAGGGACGCACCGACGATGACGGCGGTGCCGCGGTTTGGTGTCATGGCAGGGGCCTCCTTCTTCTCAGCGGTCGATGGCGGCCAACATGGCCGCGGGGTACCGGTCGCCGTGGATGGTGATGCGGGCCGAGGCCGCCTCGATGTCGCGCAGGTCGTCGGGCGTGAGCAGCACGCTGGCGCCGCCGAGGTTCTCCTCGAGGCGGTGCTGCTTCGTGGTGCCCGGGATGGGGACAATCCACGGCTTGCGTGCGAGCAGCCACGCGAGCGCGACCTGTGCGAGCGTGGCGCGCTTCTGCGCGGCGATGCGGCTCACCAGCTCAACCATCGCCTGGTTGACCTTCCGGTTCTCTTGCGAGAAGCGCGGAATCTTGTTGCGGAAGTCGGTGGGGTCGAGCGTTGTCGTCGCATCAATCTTCCCGGTGAGGAAGCCCTTGCCCAGAGGGCTGAAGGGGACGAAGCCGATGCCGAGTTCCTCGAGCGTCGGGAGCACGGACTGCTCGGGCTCGCGCCACCAGAGCGAATACTCGCTCTGGAGCGCTGCGATGGGCAGCACCGCGTGGGCGCGGCGGATGGTCTGGGCGCTCGCCTCGGAGAGGCCGAAGTGCTTTACTTTTCCCTCGGCGATGAGGTCCTTCACCGTGCCCGCGACGTCCTCGATGGGCACAGCAGGGTCCACGCGGTGTTGGTAGTAGAGGTCGATGGCTTCGACGCGCAGCCGCTTCAGCGACCCCTCGGTGAGGCGGCGGATGCGCTCGGGCCGGCTGTTCACACCGCCAAGGTGCTCCCCGGTGTCGGGGTCGACGTTCCAGCCGAACTTGGTGGCGATGACGACCTGGTCGCGGAAGGGGGCAAGCGCCTCGCCCACCAGTTCCTCGTTGGTGAAGGGCCCGTAGACCTGGGCGGTGTCGAAGAACGTCACCCCGCGCTCCACCGCCTTGCGGATGAGCGCGATGGCGGCGTGCTTCTCGGTGGGCTGCCCATAGCCGCCGGACAGGCCCATGCACCCGAGCCCGAGTGCCGAAACTTCGAGTCCACCGCGTCCAAGAATGCGCTTCTGCATGTTCACTCCCGTGGTTGTTCCCTCCGAGTAACCCCGGGAGGGCCGCTCGCGATACTTGTGGGTGCTGGATGCGGTCGTAAGCTGCGCTTCAGAATGAACGACGAACTCGAGGGCATGGCCGTATTCGTCGCCGTGGCGGAATCGAAGAGCCTTCGCGAGGCCGGCGAGCGGCTCGGCGTGAGCGGCTCGGCAGTGAGCCAGGCGCTGAGCAAGCTCGAAGAGCGGCTCGGCGTGACGCTCATGCAACGGACCACGCGCAGCCTGCACCTCACCGACGCGGGTGAGCGGCTCTACGCGCGCGTCGGGCCCGCGCTCGCCGAGGTGCGCGCCGCTGCCAGCGCGGTGGGCGAGCTCGGAAGCGAACCGCGCGGCACGCTACGGCTGCTCGTGTCCCCGGCTGCCGCCAGCTTCCTGGGTGGCGAGCTGATGGGCGGGTTCGTTGCCGAGCACCGGCACGTCCACCTCGACCTGTTCTTCTCCGACGAGCCGATCGATGTCGTTGCCGGGGGGTACGACGCGGGCATCCGGCTCGGCGAGGTCATCGACAAGGACATGATTGCGCTGCCGGTCTCCGGAGAGCTGCGGCTTCTGGTGGTGGGCGCGCCGTCCTACTTCGCTCGGCGCCCGAAGCCAACGCACCCGCGCGAGCTCGTGGAGCACGATTGCATCAACTGGCGGCCGGCGGCGGGAGCGCCTCCATATCGGTGGGAGTTCACCGAGAAGGGCCGGGACTTCTCCGTCGACGTGTCGGCCCAGGTACTCACCAACGACGTGGCGTTCAATCTGCGCCTTGCGCGGGCCGGGGTGGGAATCACCTTGTCGGACGACCGCGTCCGCGACCAGGTGGCACGCGGTGAGTTGGTGACGGTGCTGGAGGAGTTCTCGGCCCCTTTCCCCGGGTTCTTCCTGTACTACCCGCAGCGCCGGCATGCCTCGCCGGCACTGCGCGCGTTCATCGACTACCTGCGAAGCGCGCAGACGTCAGGCGCCATGAAGCAGGGCCGCCGCCCGAAGCCCCCAGTTCCCCCAAGCAGGTGAGGAGGAGGCGAGAGCGGGGAAGGAGGCAGCGGCCAGAACGGAGCGGATGAAGCAGAGGAGGCAGCGAGCTGCCGCTGAATCACACGAAGTGCGGGAGAGCCACCCAATCGGGGCAAGCTCAAAGGACCTCAGACGTGGGCATCAGCGGGTCTCAATCTCGCGGAACACCACCCCATCCAGCTCCATGCGCCTCACTGCTTCCGCCATACGTTCATTGGCGACGATGACATTTGGCGAGTCGGCCAGCCGAAACATGTCTCGATCTATAAGCAGGGATCCTGCAGTGAGAATCATGGGGTTCGGAAGGCTGAAACCTTTGTTTCGACCGCACGTGAGGCATGGAGGATCGAGTTCCCGAGGCAGGCAGTCTGGGTGGAAGCTGCCACACAGTTCAAGCTGCAGGTCCATGAGTTCTGGTGGGTGTTTCGCGCGGAAGCGCACGTCCATGGGGCAACCCTGCATTCCGCGGACGCCTGCTGCTTGCAACCGCTCCAGCGCCTCGCGGCGCACGTAGAGCGACCAGGGGTTCTGCATGAAGAGCTGGCCAAAGTATCCGGCGCCGGTACCTGTCAGCGGCCCGAACTCTGTTCCTGGCGACAGTTCTGCCCCTGGGGGGACAGTGGACGAACCACCTCACGCAGCCGGGCAAACTCTTCGAAAGGCACAGGCCACGGGCCGGATAGCTTCTTTTGCTCTCCTTCTGGAAGTCCAGAGAGATCTACACAGGGATACGGTGTCACCGAGATCGCTTCACCCAGCCCACAAACATGGCATGGCTCGATGCCGGGCAGTACCCATCTGTGCACTGCGTTCAGGTTGCCTGTGTAGCGAGGCGAGCTGTCTTCACAAACCCGATAAAATTTCACAGCGTCCTCTGGTCAGGGCTGGCCATGATTGGGCGAACAGCTGAGGACCAGCGGGCGGGACGAGTGATCGGCCGTAGGGAATGATGGGGCCGACGACTTCGAAGCGGAAAGTCAACACGAAGGCCTTGGCCAGCAAGTCCTCCTGCGTATAGCGGCGGGTGGGATTGGTATCCCGGAACTCTCGCCGGAATGACCATGGTCCAATCGCGAACCTGGATACCTTGGGCCTTGAACCACCTGGCAAGATCCGCCGCTTGGGGGAACATTAGGGGATTGAGGGCACCTGAAGGAAACGAGGGCAAAAAAAAGCCCAGCAACCCGTTCAGGTTGCTGGGCTTGTGAATGTGGAGGCGGCGGGAATCGAACCCGCGTCCGAAAGCCTTCCGTTCTTCGACCCTACGTGCGTAGTCCGCGCTTTGCTACGTCCCGAAGGCTCCCACGGACGGGATCCTCCGAGCCGATCCTGGAAAAGTCTCGCCACCTCGGTCCCAGGAACCCTCGGCAGCCAGCCCGCATTGTGACGGTCCTACCCCACCCCACGGGCAGAGAGCGGGAGGACCGCGCGCTAAGAACTGTTGTTAGGCAGCCAGCGCGAGCTCAACGTTGTCGTTGGCTTTTGTGTCTTTGCCATCGGTTTTTACGAGCCATTGGCCCACTCGGCACGCGTCTCGAACTTCTATGCCCCCGTCGAAACCAGGTCGCCCCCATTGGTGACCTTCCCTACAGTAACCGCTGACGGCGCCCCGTCAATCCTCCTGACAGCCCTCCCCGCATCCTAGGGTTCTCCTCCGCCCGGGCGACCCCTTGCCCGGCCGTCAGGTCCCCTATGCGAACCCTCCTCCTGCTCCTCGTGATGGGCGCCGCGGCCTCCTCGGCCGCCCAGCCGAACACCCCCTCGGCCTTCCCGTATCCGGTGAAAACGGACACGCTGCCCAACGGCCTCACCGTGGTGCGCGTGCCGTTCCACTCCCCCGGCCTGGTCGCCTACTACACCGTCGTCCGCGTGGGCTCCCGCAACGAGGTGGAGCCTGGCAAGACGGGCTTCGCCCACTTCTTCGAGCACATGATGTTCAAGGGCACGAAGAAGCACCCCGAAGGCGAGCGCGAGCGCCTCCTCGCCACCTACGGCTTCGACGACAACGCGTTCACCACCGACGATTTCACCGTCTATCACTCGTATGGGCCCACCGCGGGACTCGATGCCCTCATCGAGCTGGAGGCCGACCGGTTCCGGAACCTCGAGTACGCCGAGCCGTCCTTCCGCACCGAGGCCCTCGCCGTGCTCGGCGAGTACCACAAGAACGAGGCCAACCCCTGGCTGCGCATGGAGGAGCGGCTGCTGGGCACCGCCTTCAAGGCGCACCCCTACCGCCACACCACGCTCGGCTTCTACGAGGACATCCAGGCCATGCCCGAGGCCTACGCCTACAGCCGGACCTTCTTCGAGCGCTGGTACACCCCTGACAACACCCTCCTGTTCATCGCCGGGGACTTCAACGACAGCGAGGTCATGGCCGATGTGCGCGCGCACTACGGCCCCTGGAACCGCAAGGTGGCCCGCGTCCCCATCCCCGCCGAGCCGCCGCAGGCGGAGAAGCGCACCGTCTCCGTCGAGTGGCCCTCCAGCACCCTGCCCCGCCAGGTGCTCGCCTGGCGCACCCCGGCCGCGGCCCTCTCCACCCCCAGCGCCGCCATCCAGGCCGTGCTGGCGGACTACCTCGTGGGCACCACCAGCCCCGTCTACAAGGAGCTGGTGCTCGGCAAGCAGCTCGTCGAGTCGCTCGGCAGCGGCTTCTACCCGCACCGGGACCCGTCCCTCTTCAGCCTCCATGCGACCCTCAAGGCCGAGGAGAGCCGCCCTGCCACCGAGGCCGCCCTCACCCAGGCCATCCAGGAGCTGGCCTCGGGCAAGGTGGACCCCGCGCGCGTCAAGGCCATCCAGAGCAACATCCGCTACAGCCTCCTCATGAACCTGGAGACCCCCAACGATGTGGCGGGCCAGCTTGCCTGGTACGCCGGCATCTTCGGGACGCCGGACGCGCTCTCCCGCCACCTTCAGAACGTCGCCCGCGTGCAGCCCGAGCAGCTCGTCTCCTTCGCCAAGCGCTACCTCGTCGACTCCCAGCTCACCGTCCTCACCCTCACCCCCGCCGCCGGAGGAAAGCCGTGATGAACGCGTCCCCTCGATTCGGTCTTCTCCTGGCCACAAGCCTGTGGCTCGGCGGCTGCGCGGCCACCTCCCGCACCGCTCCCCCCACGCCCCCGGAGGCGGCGCCTCCGCCCCCGGCCGTGGCCCCGTCCGCGCCACCGGCCGCGACGGCCGTTCCCGCGGTGCCCCTGCGGCGGCCCGCCCCGCTGGAGACCGTCGTCCAGAGCAACCCTCAGAGCCCCATCGTCAGCTTCCGGCTCGTCTTCCACACGGGCTCCGTGGACGATCCTCCCGGCCGGGAGGGGCTCACCGCGCTGACCGCGAACCTGCTCTCCCAGGGCGGCACGCGCGAGCTCACCTCCTCGCAGCTCCTGGAGGTGCTCTTCCCCATGGCCGCCGAGCTCGAGGTCTTCACGGACAAGGAGTTCACCACCTTCT is a genomic window of Stigmatella erecta containing:
- a CDS encoding aldo/keto reductase encodes the protein MQKRILGRGGLEVSALGLGCMGLSGGYGQPTEKHAAIALIRKAVERGVTFFDTAQVYGPFTNEELVGEALAPFRDQVVIATKFGWNVDPDTGEHLGGVNSRPERIRRLTEGSLKRLRVEAIDLYYQHRVDPAVPIEDVAGTVKDLIAEGKVKHFGLSEASAQTIRRAHAVLPIAALQSEYSLWWREPEQSVLPTLEELGIGFVPFSPLGKGFLTGKIDATTTLDPTDFRNKIPRFSQENRKVNQAMVELVSRIAAQKRATLAQVALAWLLARKPWIVPIPGTTKQHRLEENLGGASVLLTPDDLRDIEAASARITIHGDRYPAAMLAAIDR
- a CDS encoding LysR family transcriptional regulator; this translates as MNDELEGMAVFVAVAESKSLREAGERLGVSGSAVSQALSKLEERLGVTLMQRTTRSLHLTDAGERLYARVGPALAEVRAAASAVGELGSEPRGTLRLLVSPAAASFLGGELMGGFVAEHRHVHLDLFFSDEPIDVVAGGYDAGIRLGEVIDKDMIALPVSGELRLLVVGAPSYFARRPKPTHPRELVEHDCINWRPAAGAPPYRWEFTEKGRDFSVDVSAQVLTNDVAFNLRLARAGVGITLSDDRVRDQVARGELVTVLEEFSAPFPGFFLYYPQRRHASPALRAFIDYLRSAQTSGAMKQGRRPKPPVPPSR
- a CDS encoding M16 family metallopeptidase — encoded protein: MRTLLLLLVMGAAASSAAQPNTPSAFPYPVKTDTLPNGLTVVRVPFHSPGLVAYYTVVRVGSRNEVEPGKTGFAHFFEHMMFKGTKKHPEGERERLLATYGFDDNAFTTDDFTVYHSYGPTAGLDALIELEADRFRNLEYAEPSFRTEALAVLGEYHKNEANPWLRMEERLLGTAFKAHPYRHTTLGFYEDIQAMPEAYAYSRTFFERWYTPDNTLLFIAGDFNDSEVMADVRAHYGPWNRKVARVPIPAEPPQAEKRTVSVEWPSSTLPRQVLAWRTPAAALSTPSAAIQAVLADYLVGTTSPVYKELVLGKQLVESLGSGFYPHRDPSLFSLHATLKAEESRPATEAALTQAIQELASGKVDPARVKAIQSNIRYSLLMNLETPNDVAGQLAWYAGIFGTPDALSRHLQNVARVQPEQLVSFAKRYLVDSQLTVLTLTPAAGGKP